A single Acropora palmata chromosome 5, jaAcrPala1.3, whole genome shotgun sequence DNA region contains:
- the LOC141880545 gene encoding succinate dehydrogenase assembly factor 3, mitochondrial-like, producing the protein MNSALRLYRRVLKLHKHLPLTSKALGDQYVKNEFRRHKNANPDQITKFIQEWKIYADLLERQQQQGDNFGSNISEEYLQNIDEDQLYQLYALHQEITNASEGSDANKKD; encoded by the exons ATGAATTCCGCGCTTAGACTTTACCGACGTGTTCTAAAGCTTCACAAGCACCTTCCTTTAACTTCGAAGGCATTAGGTGACCAGTATGTAAAGAATGAATTTAGGCGACACAAGAATGCAAATCCAGACCAAATCACAAAGTTCATTCAAGAATGGAAA ATTTATGCGGATCTGTTGGAGAGACAGCAACAACAGGGAGATAACTTTGGTAGCAATATATCAGAAGAATACTTGCAGAATATCGATGAAGATCAATTGTACCAGCTTTATGCCCTTCATCAAGAAATAACCAATGCTTCTGAAGGTTCAGATGCAAATAAAAAGGATTAA